A genome region from Carassius carassius chromosome 23, fCarCar2.1, whole genome shotgun sequence includes the following:
- the LOC132101475 gene encoding purine nucleoside phosphorylase-like isoform X1 — MSTSSECSLPHASLVQGHKGQLVFGEVNGKQCVCMQGRFHFYEGYNIATVTYPVRVFFLLGIETLIVTNAAGGLNTKFKVGDIMLIKDHINMPGFAGQNPLCGRNEERFGVRFPCMSDAYDRDFARMAKETAQELGCDSFLQEGVYCMLAGPSFETIAECKVLRTLGADAVGMSTVPEVVVARHCGMRVFGLSLITNKVVADYKSTEKANHEEVLETTRMRTEDLQNLVSNLVAKM; from the exons ATGTCAACATCCAGCGAATGCAG TCTACCTCATGCCTCTTTAGTGCAAGGACATAAAGGTCAGCTGGTGTTTGGAGAGGTGAATGGAAAGCAATGTGTTTGCATGCAAGGCCGCTTCCACTTCTATGAGGGCTATAACATTGCCACA GTCACATATCCAGTAAGAGTGTTTTTCCTACTTGGGATTGAGACTCTGATTGTTACCAATGCTGCTGGAGGACTCAATACTAAATTTAAAGTGGGAGACATCATGTTGATCAAAGACCACATCAATATGCCTGGCTTTGCAGGCCAAAATCCCCTGTGTGGGCGCAATGAGGAAAG ATTTGGAGTGCGCTTTCCCTGCATGTCTGATGCTTATGATAGAGACTTTGCACGGATGGCCAAGGAGACGGCCCAAGAACTAGGCTGTGACTCTTTCCTCCAGGAGGGTGTTTACTGCATGCTGGCTGGACCATCCTTTGAGACGATTGCAGAATGCAAGGTTCTACGGACGCTTGGGGCGGATGCTGTGG GTATGAGTACCGTTCCAGAGGTAGTGGTTGCTCGTCACTGTGGGATGCGTGTGTTTGGACTCTCCCTTATCACCAACAAAGTAGTGGCTGACTACAAAAGCACAGAAAAGGCTAATCATGAGGAGGTCCTGGAAACCACCCGTATGCGAACCGAAGACCTGCAGAACTTAGTCAGCAATTTAGTGGCAAAAATGTAG
- the LOC132101475 gene encoding purine nucleoside phosphorylase-like isoform X2 — protein MQGRFHFYEGYNIATVTYPVRVFFLLGIETLIVTNAAGGLNTKFKVGDIMLIKDHINMPGFAGQNPLCGRNEERFGVRFPCMSDAYDRDFARMAKETAQELGCDSFLQEGVYCMLAGPSFETIAECKVLRTLGADAVGMSTVPEVVVARHCGMRVFGLSLITNKVVADYKSTEKANHEEVLETTRMRTEDLQNLVSNLVAKM, from the exons ATGCAAGGCCGCTTCCACTTCTATGAGGGCTATAACATTGCCACA GTCACATATCCAGTAAGAGTGTTTTTCCTACTTGGGATTGAGACTCTGATTGTTACCAATGCTGCTGGAGGACTCAATACTAAATTTAAAGTGGGAGACATCATGTTGATCAAAGACCACATCAATATGCCTGGCTTTGCAGGCCAAAATCCCCTGTGTGGGCGCAATGAGGAAAG ATTTGGAGTGCGCTTTCCCTGCATGTCTGATGCTTATGATAGAGACTTTGCACGGATGGCCAAGGAGACGGCCCAAGAACTAGGCTGTGACTCTTTCCTCCAGGAGGGTGTTTACTGCATGCTGGCTGGACCATCCTTTGAGACGATTGCAGAATGCAAGGTTCTACGGACGCTTGGGGCGGATGCTGTGG GTATGAGTACCGTTCCAGAGGTAGTGGTTGCTCGTCACTGTGGGATGCGTGTGTTTGGACTCTCCCTTATCACCAACAAAGTAGTGGCTGACTACAAAAGCACAGAAAAGGCTAATCATGAGGAGGTCCTGGAAACCACCCGTATGCGAACCGAAGACCTGCAGAACTTAGTCAGCAATTTAGTGGCAAAAATGTAG